A genome region from Nicotiana tabacum cultivar K326 chromosome 13, ASM71507v2, whole genome shotgun sequence includes the following:
- the LOC107817203 gene encoding phospho-2-dehydro-3-deoxyheptonate aldolase 2, chloroplastic, with protein sequence MALSNTLSLSSSKSLVQSHLLHNPSLPQPRIPVFHNPQHGRRHPISAVHAAEPAKTATASQPLKKTQWSLDSWKSKKALQLPEYPDEKELESVLETLESNPPLVFAGEARNLEERLGEAALGKAFLLQGGDCAESFKEFNANNIRDTFRILLQMSVVLMFGGQVPVIKVGRMAGQFAKPRSDPFEEIDGVKLPSYKGDNINGDTFDEKSRIPDPHRLIRAYMQSAATLNLLRAFATGGYAAMQRVTEWNLDFVENSEQGDRYQELAHRVDEALGFMAAAGLTVDHPIMATTDFWTSHECLLLPYEQALTREDSTSGLFYDCSAHMIWVGERTRQLDGAHVEFLRGVANPLGIKVSQKMDPNELVKLIDILNPTNKPGRITVIVRMGAENMRVKLCHLIRAVRGAGQIVTWVCDPMHGNTIKAPCGLKTRAFDSILAEVRAFFDVHEQEGSHPGGIHLEMTGQNVTECIGGSRTVTYDDLGSRYHTHCDPRLNASQSLELSFIVAERLRKRRMASQRL encoded by the exons ATGGCTTTATCAAACACCTTatcattgtcatcatcaaaatcccttgttcaatctcaccttctccacaatccCTCCTTACCCCAGCCTCGTATTCCCGTTTTTCACAACCCCCAACATGGGCGGCGCCACCCCATCTCCGCCGTACACGCGGCGGAGCCCGCCAAAACAGCAACTGCTTCACAGCCGTTGAAAAAAACCCAATGGAGTCTTGATTCTTGGAAAAGCAAAAAGGCTTTGCAATTACCTGAATACCCAGATGAAAAAGAACTTGAATCTGTGCTTGAAACTCTTGAATCTAATCCTCCACTTGTGTTTGCTGGTGAAGCTAGGAATTTAGAAGAGAGACTTGGTGAAGCTGCTTTAGGAAAAGCTTTTTTATTACAAGGTGGTGATTGTGCTGAGAGTTTTAAGGAATTTAATGCTAATAATATTCGTGATACTTTTAGGATTCTTCTTCAGATGAGTGTTGTTCTTATGTTTGGTGGTCAAGTTCCTGTGATTAAG GTTGGAAGAATGGCGGGTCAGTTTGCGAAACCAAGATCAGATCCGTTTGAGGAGATTGATGGAGTGAAGCTGCCAAGTTACAAGGGTGATAACATTAATGGCGATACATTTGATGAGAAGTCAAGAATTCCAGACCCTCATAGGCTTATTAGGGCTTACATGCAATCTGCTGCGACTCTTAACCTTCTTAGGGCTTTTGCTACTGGAGGTTATGCTGCAATGCAGAGGGTCACCGAATGGAATCTTGATTTTGTGGAGAACAGTGAGCAAGGAGATAG GTATCAAGAACTAGCTCACAGAGTCGATGAAGCCTTGGGATTCATGGCTGCTGCTGGACTCACAGTAGACCACCCTATCATGGCAACAACTGATTTTTGGACATCTCACGAGTGCTTGCTTCTTCCTTATGAACAAGCACTTACAAGGGAGGATTCAACTTCTGGTCTTTTCTATGATTGTTCCGCTCACATGATTTGGGTTGGGGAACGAACCAGGCAACTTGACGGTGCTCATGTTGAGTTCTTGAGAGGAGTAGCAAACCCACTTGGCATAAAG GTGAGCCAAAAGATGGATCCAAATGAGCTCGTTAAACTCATTGACATCCTGAACCCAACCAATAAGCCCGGAAGAATTACTGTAATTGTGAGAATGGGTGCTGAGAATATGAGAGTGAAGCTTTGCCACTTGATCAGGGCAGTTCGAGGAGCTGGACAGATTGTTACCTGGGTTTGTGACCCAATGCACGGAAACACTATAAAGGCACCATGCGGACTCAAAACCCGTGCTTTCGATTCAATCCTG GCTGAGGTCCGAGCTTTCTTCGATGTGCATGAGCAAGAAGGGAGCCACCCTGGTGGTATCCATCTAGAAATGACAGGGCAAAATGTGACTGAATGCATTGGCGGATCACGAACAGTAACCTACGACGATTTGGGCTCTCGCTACCACACACATTGTGACCCAAGATTGAACGCTTCTCAATCTCTAGAACTTTCCTTCATCGTAGCTGAACGACTAAGAAAACGAAGAATGGCCTCTCAACGTCTGTAG